In one window of Camelina sativa cultivar DH55 chromosome 15, Cs, whole genome shotgun sequence DNA:
- the LOC104745683 gene encoding protein FLUORESCENT IN BLUE LIGHT, chloroplastic-like yields the protein MTALIRCCSSFSYTSGGQPPPRDKSLGPGIGKLVVRRNPGDHHPFSKILQLSSQHKEREGNVGTLEKFSAFEGIGRLKLPVMAVLLTNSPLEALAAETCEPERSMFSMPILLLVALVGATVGGLVARQRKGELQRLNEQLRQINAALRRQAKIESYAPSLSYAPVGARIPESEIIVEPKKQELISKLKTGKTFLRSQEPEKAYAEFKLALELAQSLGDPIEEKKAARGLGASLQRQGKYREAIQYHSMVLAISKRVGEDSGITEAYGAIADCYTELGDLEKAGNFYDTYIARLETD from the exons ATGACGGCGCTTATCCGGTGTTGCTCCTCCTTCTCCTATACTTCCGGTGGCCAACCACCGCCACGCGACAAGTCTCTAGGTCCAG GGATTGGAAAGTTAGTAGTCAGAAGAAACCCTGGAGATCATCATCCTTTCTCCAAAATTTTGCAGTTGTCTTCTCAACACAAGGAGCGTGAAGGCAACGTGGGAACTCTTGAAAAGTTTTCAGCTTTTGAG GGAATTGGGAGGCTCAAATTACCGGTAATGGCTGTGTTGTTGACAAACTCCCCACTTGAAGCTTTGGCTGCTGAGACATGTGAGCCAGAGAGATCCATGTTCAGCATGCCAATTTTGTTACTTGTAGCTTTAGTTGGAGCCACTGTTGGAG GGTTGGTTGCTCGGCAGAGGAAAGGGGAGTTACAGAGATTGAATGAACAACTACGACAGATTAACGCAGCTCTTAGGAGACAAGCGAAAATCGAGTCTTATGCACCAAGCTTGAGTTATGCTCCAGTGGGAGCAAGAATCCCAGAGAGTGAAATCATTGTGGAACCAAAGAAACAAGAGTTGATTTCCAAGTTGAAAACAGGAAAAACCTTTCTTAGGAGCCAAGAACCAGAGAAAGCGTATGCTGAGTTCAAGTTAGCTTTGGAACTTGCTCAGAGTCTCGGAGACCCCATCGAAGAAAAGAAAGCTGCAAGAGGCTTAGGCGCCTCGCTTCAACGCCAAGGGAAGTATAGAGAAGCCATACAGTATCACTCCATGGTTCTAGCCATCTCAAAGAGGGTAGGTGAAGATTCTGGAATCACTGAAGCATATGGAGCTATTGCAGACTGTTATACAGAGCTGGGAGATCTCGAGAAAGCTGGAAATTTCTATGACACATACATTGCTCGGTTAGAGACAGACTGA